GCGAAACCACCTACACACCGAGAGTCTCCGCCGCTGTTATACCCACGGGAGCTACTTGAATGACGAGGTGAAAAGTTTATgtctttttagatttttaggtCAAGTGGAGATTGAAAGCTATGAACTTTATAGCTTCCTCTGTTTGATTAAAATTGTgattatgtttttgttactGTGTAGGGAGAGACAGTGATGATGATAATCAATGAGATGGACTTATCAGACGCAGTGATTGTGAAATCCACCAAACTCAAATCAGCCGTGTGGAACGATTTCGACAAGGTGAGGAAAGGAGACACACACGTGGCCATCTGCAGGCACTGTGAGAAACGTCTCAGCGGTTCTAGCGCGAGCGGGACTTCTCATCTAAGGAACCATCTGATTAGATGCAAGAGGAGAGCTAGCAGCAACAGTGTTGGTGTTGCTGCTGCTCAGAAGAGAGTAATAGAAACAACAACTCCACTCGAGTTAGCGATTGTCGACCCGATAAAACATGAATATAACAATAATGCTTCTGTGGTTAACTCCGGTTTGGATCAGAGGAGGAGCCGGTTCGATTTAGCAAGGATGATAAGCTTACATGGCTATCCGTTAACCATGGTTGAAGACGTTGGTTTCAGAGTGTTCCTCAGAAACTTACAGCCTCAGTTTGACCCCGTTGTGTTCGAGAGAGTCGAGTCTGATTGTATGGAGATATACGCCAAGGAGAAGCATAAGATCTTCGAGGACTTGGATAAGTTACCTGGAAATATTAGTATCAGCGTCGACGTTTGGAGGAACGGTGATGATTCTGATGAGTTCTTGTGTTTGTCTGCTCATTACATCGATGAAACATGGGAGCTGAGGAAGAGAGTTCTCAACTTCTTCGTGGTTGATAGGGATGTGATGCTCGCTGAGGTTGTGATAATGTGCTTGATGGAATGGGATATAGACAGGAAGCTCTTCTCTATTGCGTCAAATCGAACTCCTCCGTTTGGTGAAAACGTGGCTAGCAAGATCAGAGACAGGTTGTCGCAGAACAAGTTTCTTTACTGTAACGGACAGTTGTTTGATGTGAGCTGtggaatttatgttattaaccAGATGGCTCAAGAGTCTCTGCAAAGTTGTTTCGAGACGATAAACAAGATTCGAGAGAGCGTTAGGTATGTTAACAAATGGACTGGTGGTAGCAGTGAAAGGGTCCTATGTATCGATGACTCAACGCGATGGGACACCACGTGTACAATGTTGGAGATTGCATTAGAGCAGAAGAACGTGTTCTCGCTCGTGAAACAACGTGAGTCCTCTGCGTCATGTCCATCTGATTTGGAGTGGGAGAGGTTAGAAACAGTTGTCGGGTTCTTGAAAGTCTTTGTCGAAGTGACGAAAACATTCACAAAGAGAAGCAATAGTAGTTGCTTAACCGCAAACATTTACTTCCATGAGATATGTGACGTACACCTCAGGCTAATAGAATGGAGTAAGAGCCCTGATGGTTTCGTTAGCTCTTTAGTTGTAAGCATGAGGAAGAGATTCGAGGAGTTTTGGAATAGAAACCACCGGGTTCTAGCCATTGCTACCATATT
This window of the Raphanus sativus cultivar WK10039 unplaced genomic scaffold, ASM80110v3 Scaffold3738, whole genome shotgun sequence genome carries:
- the LOC108824510 gene encoding zinc finger BED domain-containing protein RICESLEEPER 1-like produces the protein MDLSDAVIVKSTKLKSAVWNDFDKVRKGDTHVAICRHCEKRLSGSSASGTSHLRNHLIRCKRRASSNSVGVAAAQKRVIETTTPLELAIVDPIKHEYNNNASVVNSGLDQRRSRFDLARMISLHGYPLTMVEDVGFRVFLRNLQPQFDPVVFERVESDCMEIYAKEKHKIFEDLDKLPGNISISVDVWRNGDDSDEFLCLSAHYIDETWELRKRVLNFFVVDRDVMLAEVVIMCLMEWDIDRKLFSIASNRTPPFGENVASKIRDRLSQNKFLYCNGQLFDVSCGIYVINQMAQESLQSCFETINKIRESVRYVNKWTGGSSERVLCIDDSTRWDTTCTMLEIALEQKNVFSLVKQRESSASCPSDLEWERLETVVGFLKVFVEVTKTFTKRSNSSCLTANIYFHEICDVHLRLIEWSKSPDGFVSSLVVSMRKRFEEFWNRNHRVLAIATILDPRFKMKLVEYYYPLLYDSAASEFIEDISEHIKALYNEHSVGSLLASSDQALVWQENHPHHHHPHHQHEDKLLEFDKYINETTTTSPGQDSKLDLEKYLEEPLFPRNSDFDILNWWKVHTPKYPILSMVARNVLAVPMSNV